Proteins encoded in a region of the Plasmodium relictum strain SGS1 genome assembly, contig: PRELSG_00_v1_260, whole genome shotgun sequence genome:
- a CDS encoding fam-h protein has protein sequence MNKKNNITFISNYRVNPRYYSHVTKGFIITVMSTLEIYSKSEKKKILYFLIKFFIFTISIWILHCSNNCNSGVLRNYKNDLKRVLDLGYKRSLAESNDTIKQTKSKLIFWEQPGIIEAHLESKNEQNEIKQNMDVEQGNEIVTKEKNNKVKCNNKILRKCKSNLKLISSFFAFFLSFFIFTLYIVNKFTILWTSYFSILSPLSLVIISIILTHERTEIKYKNKF, from the exons atgaacaagaaaaataatattaccTTTATATCGAATTATAGAGTGAATCCCAGATACTATTCTCACGTAACCAAGGGTTTTATTATTACAGTTATGTCAACATTAGAAATATATAGtaaaagtgaaaaaaaaaaaatattatattttcttataaagttttttatatttaccaTTTCAATTTGGATATTACATTGTTCTAATAAT TGTAATTCTGGTGTATTGcggaattataaaaatgactTAAAAAGAGTACTAGATTTGGGATATAAAAGATCATTAGCAGAAAGTAATGATACAataaaacaaacaaaaagTAAATTAATATTCTGGGAACAACCAGGTATTATAGAAGCACATTTAGAATCAAAGAATGAACAAAATGAGATAAAGCAAAATATGGATGTAGAACAAGGGAATGAAATAGTCacaaaagagaaaaataataaagtaaaatgtaataataaaattttaagaaaatgcAAAAGCAATCTAAAACTAATTTCCTCATTTTTTGCATTTTTCttatccttttttatttttacattatatATTGTAAATAAATTTACTATACTGTGGACAtcttatttttctatattatctCCTTTATCTTTAGTAATAATTTCAATTATTTTAACACATGAAAGAactgaaataaaatataaaaataaattttaa